GAAGCTCTTGATTTTCTGCTTCTTGTACTGTGATTTGCAGAATACAATGATGGCTTGAAGGTTCTTGATGCCTCTCCTTCTCCTCTTGTGTGCCATCTTCCATGTTCAGTGCAGCTAACAGGAATATTAACGGTTGACTTGGCAGGAATGAGTAAAGTGTCATTAATGATACGGTTTTGCATTGCACCGGTGATCTCATCTCCATCAATCAATATGAGTGGAGCTACAGAATCGTTTTTGCATGAAACGGCATTTACAGTTGAATGGTCCAGCTCCTTGATTTCAACAAGGTTCATCTCATATCCTTTCTTAAGAGTGAGGAAATCCTTTTTCCCAAAGAAATCACTCCTGATTGGAATTGCCTCAACATTTTCGTACTTTTGGCTTTCCAATATCTCAACGGATATCTTAGCGCCGTTTAAGTCAATGAATGCAATGTTTTCAATCTTGTTTAAATCTTCTATAATTTCGCTGTTTTCAATTTCCTTGTTTGATTTTTCCACCTTATCACCCCATATTTGTTTTATACTATTCAAACTAATTTTTATTAGATACCTTATAAATTTAATTTTTGATAAAAAGCTTTAAATGAAATTCACATCATTTTCAGGATCTTTTTTAAGTTCAGCAAGTTCATCTTCCTCGATGACTTTAGCAATTACATTCTGATGAGAAATGAACTTTACGATTGCATATGCGTTTTCATCATCGATTTTATCATAAACCCTTCCTGAACTCATGGTACCTCTAACAACAGTTTTAGTGCTGTTAGCCAAGTATCCCACTTTGCCGGCATATCTCATTTCAACTCTTATTGCTTCTGAATCATGATTGTTGTCCGGCTCTTTGATAAGCTTTAAAATAGAACCAATCTTGAATATCTTCTTTCCATGAAATTGGTTAAAACAGATTACAGTTACATATTTTTCATTAAATTTTTCATCGTTCATACATTTCACCCCTATAAAAATAGCATGTACACTATGTTATGAAATCGTTACTTATAAAGGTTATCAATTTGTAAAAATTTTTTATAGGAACCAATGAAATCAATATTAAAATTTCTAAATTTTACACTTGAAATGCACGTCTAGGTTTCCTGTAATTTGACCTAATTGAAATAGAGAAAATTAGAGCAAACATAATTGTCTTATGAATTTGATAGAAAATGAAAAATAATGATAACTTATTGTAAAAAATAGAGAATAGTTAAAAATAATTAAAATAATTTAAAAAAGTAAAAAAAGAATAAATAAATTGGAAAATTTAAACTGTGATAGATTCCAATTTAGATAAGATTTCCCAAATTAAGGTTCTTGCATGAACTGGGATATTAGGGTCGTTACTGATTTCATCTAACTTTAAGATTACAGCACTAGCTCTTACAGTTGGATCTTCACTTTCATCATTTAATGTTTGGAAAGATTCATCTGCAGCTCTTCTGATATTACGTGGTACACTTGGGTTTTCCATAATATGTTTTAAAATTGCGGATACTTCTTCAAAAGTTTCGTTTACCATAATAATTCCTCCCTATTCATCAATTTTTGAAAATATTATCAAAATAAGTATAAATCAGTTTCAAAAAAAGTAAATAGTCAATAACAATATAAAATATGCTTTTTAAAGTATATATATTTATGGTATATTGTTAGTAAATTAAGAAATGATTATCTTTTTTAAGTTTTAATGAAAATTTTCTTTTGGATTAAGAAATCCTTATTCCTGTTTTTTAAGTTCAAATAAAAAGTTTTTAATAATTAATAGGTGAAATATAATTTCAAAGAGGGTTTAAAATGGACTTTGATAAGGATAAATTCAAGAATGTATTGCATTTCATCATCTACAAATGCGGTTTTAGAAATACTGTTGGAAGAACAGTGATTCACAAGCTGCTTTACTTTTCAGACTTCAATTATTATAAGGAGTTCAACCAATCCATAACAAATGAATCCTACATAAAGAAGGAAAGAGGTCCTATGCCAATTCATTTTGAAATGGCTATAGAGAATTGGTTGAGGAAAATAAGATAAGTTTAGGAAAGAGAAGATTGCCATGCGGCAAGATAATGAATAGATACTTTTCCCTAAAAGGGCCTGAAATGGATTTCAAAAAAGAGGAATTGATTTTAATCAATAAGGTCATTAAGAAATTGAGTCATTTAAACGGCAAGCAGATTGGGGAATATTCTCTATCAGATTACCCTGTAAAAAAGACTGAAGATAATGAGATCATTGAATATGGATTGGCATTATCTGGCAAGTCTAAAAGCAGAGATAAGGTTTTTGTAAAAATAAATTGAAATATTCTATTGAATGTAACTTATTTTCATATTAATAAAACTTCATAATATCCTTATTTTTTTAATTTTATCAAAAAATTAACTTTTTTTCTTTCATTGATAAGAATATATTTATATATTGTAATACATATTTTAAAACACTGATATATTATTAAATGATTTTTTGAATTACAGGTGTTTTTATGGATATATTAAGTGCATTATGGCAATTAGGTGTTTTTGCAGCTGTTATTTTATTTGGCACAAAGCTTGGAATAGCCAGTGGATTGGCAAATCTCTCAAAAAGGAATTTGGCTCTATTGTGTTTAGCTTATGGTGGAGGAATAATGCTTCTATCCGCTATCGCTTCCTTGTATACAAGCCAAATGACAGAAATAATTAACAGCTATAACTCTATTATTTACCTAATCATGGCCATCATCATGATTTTTTCAGGAATATATACAATTAAGGAGTGGAAAAAACATGAAAACAACACCATGAGAACTACTAGAATGATTTTAGTTGCTCCTTGTCCCTGCTACTTTGGATCTATTTTAGCCAGCATTATAATGGCAGCTCCTACAATTGGATTAGGTGCATTTTCACTAAGTCAGTATGTTGCCATTGCAATGGTTTTGGTGATATTGCTAGGATATTTTGCATCTAATTTAATAGTTAAATTCCTTAAAAAGCCTTATCCAATCGTTATTGGAAATTTCATGCTGTTTTTAGGAATTTATTTCCTTTTGTCCTCTATATTGATACCTAATATAATTCAAGCATTCAATCAATCCATGAGATACATGACAATTCCTTCTTTAACTTCCTTGGCCTTGACATTTTTGCTTGCTATTGGAATTGCAATTATGGGAATCATGATTTCTCGAAGGAATGATTTTTT
Above is a window of Methanobrevibacter ruminantium DNA encoding:
- a CDS encoding ARPP-1 family domain-containing protein; the protein is MEKSNKEIENSEIIEDLNKIENIAFIDLNGAKISVEILESQKYENVEAIPIRSDFFGKKDFLTLKKGYEMNLVEIKELDHSTVNAVSCKNDSVAPLILIDGDEITGAMQNRIINDTLLIPAKSTVNIPVSCTEHGRWHTRGEGEASRTFKPSLYSANHSTRSRKSRASYEERDYQGEVWDSISEFESRSNFKSMTSALNDSYENLKDKQNDYLSKFHIEDGQNGVIFIVNGEIKGLELFYNHSIYKQYHEKLCRSYIIEAIVEKKSVDNIDRLEFVKVLENISHSEFKSKKSIGLGDNVKFSNDFGSGSSLVWEDELIHMTFFKDFVINEVII
- a CDS encoding HIRAN domain-containing protein gives rise to the protein MNDEKFNEKYVTVICFNQFHGKKIFKIGSILKLIKEPDNNHDSEAIRVEMRYAGKVGYLANSTKTVVRGTMSSGRVYDKIDDENAYAIVKFISHQNVIAKVIEEDELAELKKDPENDVNFI
- a CDS encoding UPF0147 family protein, translated to MVNETFEEVSAILKHIMENPSVPRNIRRAADESFQTLNDESEDPTVRASAVILKLDEISNDPNIPVHARTLIWEILSKLESITV
- a CDS encoding type II toxin-antitoxin system antitoxin SocA domain-containing protein, which gives rise to MDFDKDKFKNVLHFIIYKCGFRNTVGRTVIHKLLYFSDFNYYKEFNQSITNESYIKKERGPMPIHFEMAIENWLRKIR
- a CDS encoding DUF2162 domain-containing protein; translated protein: MDILSALWQLGVFAAVILFGTKLGIASGLANLSKRNLALLCLAYGGGIMLLSAIASLYTSQMTEIINSYNSIIYLIMAIIMIFSGIYTIKEWKKHENNTMRTTRMILVAPCPCYFGSILASIIMAAPTIGLGAFSLSQYVAIAMVLVILLGYFASNLIVKFLKKPYPIVIGNFMLFLGIYFLLSSILIPNIIQAFNQSMRYMTIPSLTSLALTFLLAIGIAIMGIMISRRNDFLIKF